The following DNA comes from Pseudomonas triticicola.
ATAGAGCAGCCCTGGATCTGCAGTACCTAGTGTTTCGTCGCTACGCATCGGCATCCCGGGACATACATGATTGATAATGAATCGCATTCTACTCAGGCGATTGATCTTAGGCAAACATGCGCAGCTCAGCGCCTGCATGCAGGCGAATGGCATGGCTGTGCAGGAACTACGAGTGGAAGATGCGTCCGGCAATTGGATCGATTGAACGCTCGCCGTCCCGAGTGGCTTGCCTTCTAAAGGGAGTGGACGTTGACCGGGCTCACATCTGCAAACCAATCGACCAGGATGTCCGTCAGCACCCGTATCTTTCGCGCAGGGTGCTGGCTTTGGGGGCGAACAATGTAAATACCCGCCGGAACAGGGGGATATCTGTGCATGACGGACACCAATGCGCCAGATTTGATGTGCTCGTCGATGACGCTGTCAGAAAGGTACCCAAGGCCCAGACCTGCAACGGCTGCCGCGGCGAGCGCGACAGGATTGTCAGCCTTGAAGCGCCCTTGGGGATTAACCATGATGGACTTTTGGCCATCCATAAACCGCCAGGTTTCCGCACCTTGCATAAGAGATTCATGCGCAAGAATCTCGTGGGGAGCCTCTGGCGCTCCATGTGTACTCACATAGCCTGGGCTTGCCACGAGTTTGCCGTGAATGCTGCCCACACGCTTTGCGATGAAATTGGAGCTCTGTAAATGGCCGACCCGAATAGCACAATCGAAGCCCTCGCCAATCAGATCGACGATACGATCGCTGTAACTTGCATGAATGTGCAGGAGAGGGTGGCGTCGCCCCATTTCAGCAAGCACGGGGGCAATATGTGTCGGGCCGTACGAGATCGGTGCTGCGATCCGGAAGCGGCCTCGAAGGTCTCCATCTGGAACAATGGCGTCCCTGGCCGCGTCAAACTCAGCGACGATCCGCGCCGCATACTCTCGCAAGGCGGCTCCCGCTTCGGTGACAGCAGCACCACGGGTTGTCCTGGCCAATAGCTGCACACCCAGTTGGGTTTCCAGCTTCAGAAGCCTGCGGCTTATTATCGATTTCGCAACACCCAGTCGCCGGGCCGCCGACGAAACACCACCCGCGTCGGCTACCTCGACGAAGGTTCGAAGATCATCAATATCCAATGCTTCCTGCCTCTGCAAATGGCCATTAGTGCGTTTCAACCCCTGACCAACAGTCCATGGCAGGCGTCCACTGCGGACAGCTGCCTGAGCGTTAGTCAAGCGATCGCACCGCCGTCCACGGTCAGGATGGCGCCAGTGATCAGGCTCGCGGCAGGACTGGCCAGATAGACCACCGCACTCGCAACCTCGCGAGGCTCGCCAAAACGTCCCAAGGACGACAGGCTCCGCTGAAAGTCGCCGGCGGGGCCGTCGGCTGGATTTGCGTCGGTGTCGACCGATCCCGGCTGAACAAGATTAACGGTTATGCCGGTGGGGCCGAGTTCACGCGACAAACCCCGGGTGAATGCGAGCAACGCCGACTTGGACATTGCATAGGCTGTTACACCCGCAAAGGGCACCCGCTCTGCCAGTCCCGAGCCAATTGAGATGATTCTTCCGCCAGCGGGCAGATGTGGGATGACCGCCTTTGCGAACAGGACGGGGCCTCGCACGTTGATATCCATCAGTGCTTGATAGTCGTCTACATCAATGTCGGCGATCATTCCGTTCAAGCCGATAGCCGCGCTATTGACGAGAATATCGAGGCCGCCCAGCGTCGAGATGGCCTGCGCGACTGCGCATTCAATGGCTTGCGGGTTGGCACTGTCGGCTTGAATTGCGATAGCACGACGCCCTTTATCAGCGATGAATTTGGCCACTGCCTCAGCTTTTTCCGTCGACTGCTGGTAGGTGAACGCAACATCGGCGCCATTCTCTGCCAGTGCCACTGCGATAGCGGCGCCGATCCCGCGAGCTCCTCCCGTCACCAACGCACGTTTTCCTTCCAAATCGATCATTACTCACCTGTCTGGCATGCAGTTATTTGGCCGCGCGCATTCACCAGGGATGGTGCAAGCGTGCCGATACGGGGGCGGATATTAGGGATCCAGTTCCTTGGTTTGTAGTCTCGTGGGTTGTATTACTGTGTCGCACAAATCGGAACATCCAACCGGGTGTTGGCGTTATTCGCGAGTGAGGAATGAAACTTTGGAGAAATATTCGGGTGCGCTGATCAGGACTCGACGTATTAGCCGCGATAGCTCTGATGGATCAATAAGTAAGCTTGGTATCCATACTTTGCTTTCAGGACTCACTCTAAGGGAGCTTGCAATCGGGTCTTTCAGCTCTGTGGCGACTCAGGAATATGTGCCGCTTGGTCGCAGTATTCAAGCAGCAATTCGGTGAGCACTCTTATCTTTCGCGCAGGGTGCTGGCCTGGCGGTCGAACTACATAAGCGCCTGCTGGAGGCGGCGGATAATCCGTCATGATCGCTACAAGTGCGCCGCTCGCCAAATGCTCATGCGTGACCCAGTCAGGTAACCAGGCAATGCCGATGCCGGCCAAAGCTGCGGCCAGCAATGCGGTGCCATTGTCGGCTTTGAACGTTCCCTGCGGGCGCACCGTAACCATCGTGTCACCATCCATGAATGACCACGATTCATTGCCTTGCATCAGTGCTTGGTGGCTGACGACTTCGTCGGGTGTTTCGGGCGCTCCATGCGCCTTGATATAGACGGGGCTTGCCACCAATTGGCCAAAGATCGGTCCGATACACCGGGCGATCATGTTGGAATCGGGCAGGTAGCCCACCCGTATCGCGCAGTCATACCCCTCGGCGATGAGGTCAACGAAACGATCGGTGTAGTTCGTTTGCACATGAAGCTGTGGGTGACGCCTGGCCATTTCCGCGAGGATCGGCGCGAAATGTATTGGCCCCAAAGTCAGGGGCGCGGCGATCCGCAGGCGGCCACAAAGCTCGCCGGAAGGCAAGATCGCATCGCGTGCCGACTCGGCCTCAGCGCATATTCTGGCGGCGTAGTCGCGGAATGTCGCCCCAGCTTCGGTAAGGGCCGCACCGCGGGTGGTACGCGCCATCAGTTGCACGCCCAGCTCTGCTTCCAGGCGGGCAAGCCGGCGACTGACGATAGATTTCGACGTGCCCAGGCGCGTTGCCGCACGGGAAATGCCGCCGGCATCGGCCACTTCTACAAAGGTTTCAAGCTCTTCTATATCCATTTCCACGTTCCTTTTTTTGCCACGCAGCTACGCACGGAATGCGACTACCAGAACGTACATCTGAACTGCACATTACGGAGTTCGCGCCTTGGCGCCAATAGCGGTTCCCGGGGACGTCCTGATCTGTGCGTACATGGGGCCGCTTTTCGAGCGGCCGGCAGTGCGTGCGAGTGTCGACAAGCTGCTACAGGATGTATTGCGGGAGCGTATACGGGTTGTCATTGAACGGGCCTTTACCCTATCGCAGGCTGCTGCGCATGACTTCGCGGAGCGAAGCAAACCGCTGGGGCGCGTCGTCATGAAGCCGTGAAGCCATCGCCAGAGAATGGCAGCAAAAACCGTGGCGTTCCTCATTGCGCGACACAG
Coding sequences within:
- a CDS encoding LysR family transcriptional regulator, with translation MDIDDLRTFVEVADAGGVSSAARRLGVAKSIISRRLLKLETQLGVQLLARTTRGAAVTEAGAALREYAARIVAEFDAARDAIVPDGDLRGRFRIAAPISYGPTHIAPVLAEMGRRHPLLHIHASYSDRIVDLIGEGFDCAIRVGHLQSSNFIAKRVGSIHGKLVASPGYVSTHGAPEAPHEILAHESLMQGAETWRFMDGQKSIMVNPQGRFKADNPVALAAAAVAGLGLGYLSDSVIDEHIKSGALVSVMHRYPPVPAGIYIVRPQSQHPARKIRVLTDILVDWFADVSPVNVHSL
- a CDS encoding SDR family NAD(P)-dependent oxidoreductase, with amino-acid sequence MIDLEGKRALVTGGARGIGAAIAVALAENGADVAFTYQQSTEKAEAVAKFIADKGRRAIAIQADSANPQAIECAVAQAISTLGGLDILVNSAAIGLNGMIADIDVDDYQALMDINVRGPVLFAKAVIPHLPAGGRIISIGSGLAERVPFAGVTAYAMSKSALLAFTRGLSRELGPTGITVNLVQPGSVDTDANPADGPAGDFQRSLSSLGRFGEPREVASAVVYLASPAASLITGAILTVDGGAIA
- a CDS encoding LysR family transcriptional regulator; amino-acid sequence: MDIEELETFVEVADAGGISRAATRLGTSKSIVSRRLARLEAELGVQLMARTTRGAALTEAGATFRDYAARICAEAESARDAILPSGELCGRLRIAAPLTLGPIHFAPILAEMARRHPQLHVQTNYTDRFVDLIAEGYDCAIRVGYLPDSNMIARCIGPIFGQLVASPVYIKAHGAPETPDEVVSHQALMQGNESWSFMDGDTMVTVRPQGTFKADNGTALLAAALAGIGIAWLPDWVTHEHLASGALVAIMTDYPPPPAGAYVVRPPGQHPARKIRVLTELLLEYCDQAAHIPESPQS